The following are encoded in a window of Cycloclasticus pugetii PS-1 genomic DNA:
- a CDS encoding potassium channel family protein, protein MFHIFFLNSLVVAIAVIIHYEFLYRVSRYIPKMKLKHRLRILFGVFTALIAHAVEVWVFAFAFYFMHHAEGWGHLEGNFDGSLLDCTYLSFTTFTTLGFGDIQPIGDLRHLTGLESLTGLVLITWTASFLYYEMQRYWDNR, encoded by the coding sequence ATGTTTCATATATTTTTTTTAAATTCACTCGTTGTCGCCATTGCTGTGATCATTCATTACGAATTTTTATACCGTGTTTCTCGATATATCCCAAAAATGAAATTAAAGCATCGACTGAGAATACTGTTTGGCGTTTTTACTGCCCTTATTGCGCATGCGGTAGAGGTTTGGGTGTTTGCCTTTGCGTTTTACTTTATGCATCATGCTGAAGGCTGGGGGCATTTAGAAGGCAATTTTGATGGTAGTTTGCTTGATTGCACGTATTTATCTTTCACCACCTTTACAACCTTAGGCTTTGGGGATATTCAACCCATCGGTGATTTGCGCCATTTAACCGGCTTAGAGTCATTAACCGGACTGGTATTAATCACCTGGACGGCCTCATTCTTATATTATGAAATGCAACGTTATTGGGATAATCGTTGA
- the argS gene encoding arginine--tRNA ligase, with protein sequence MKTRLASLLQQAISSLQTQGELPEELTPTIKIEHTRDPSHGDYASNVAMMLAKPAKKNPRQIAQAIINSLPEDSDVLSVDIAGPGFINFFINPLSQHAVIKQILEQGSRFGTSNIAKGKKVQVEFVSANPTGPLHVGHGRGAAYGATVANLLTAIGYDVHREYYVNDAGRQMDILATSVWLRYLELCGESIPFPSNGYKGGYIAEIATLIKQSHGQTFNMPVSDVFLDIPADEPDGGDKEKHIDGLIARAKESLGDKNYRIIFDAALTSILGDIRQDLEDFGVHYDDWFSERSLMDKGAIDRAIEKLKASGYMYQKEGAWWFKSTEFGDEKDRVVIRDNGLTTYFASDIAYHLHTLERGYDIIDVWGSDHHGYVPRVKAALQAMGADPERMKVLLVQFAVLYKGGEKMQMSTRSGQFVTLRELRDEIGADAARYFYVMRKAEQHMDFDLDLATSQSNENPLYYVQYAHARVCSVMRLLTEKGLSYSAQEGLKHLDQLAQTHETNLIDTLNRYPEKLTQAAQQYEPHQLNHYLRELSTQFHSYYNSHKFIVDDVALMQARLVLINATKQVLANGLQLLGVNAPESM encoded by the coding sequence ATGAAAACACGTTTGGCCTCTTTGCTTCAGCAAGCCATTTCATCGCTACAAACTCAAGGCGAATTGCCTGAAGAGTTAACGCCTACTATCAAAATTGAGCACACTCGTGACCCCTCTCATGGTGATTACGCCAGTAACGTTGCAATGATGTTGGCAAAGCCTGCAAAAAAGAACCCTCGCCAAATAGCCCAAGCTATTATCAATAGCTTGCCAGAAGACAGCGACGTATTAAGTGTTGATATAGCCGGCCCAGGCTTTATTAATTTTTTCATCAACCCGCTTAGCCAACACGCCGTCATCAAACAGATTCTTGAACAAGGTTCTCGCTTTGGCACCTCCAATATTGCCAAAGGTAAAAAGGTGCAAGTTGAATTCGTTTCAGCGAACCCAACCGGCCCCCTTCACGTAGGGCACGGAAGAGGTGCAGCCTACGGTGCAACCGTTGCTAATCTACTGACAGCCATTGGTTACGATGTCCATCGCGAGTATTACGTTAATGATGCTGGCCGCCAAATGGACATCCTAGCTACCAGCGTATGGCTACGATATTTAGAACTTTGTGGTGAAAGCATCCCGTTTCCAAGTAACGGTTACAAAGGTGGCTATATTGCTGAAATTGCAACGCTGATTAAACAGTCACATGGCCAAACCTTTAACATGCCTGTCAGTGATGTGTTTCTTGATATCCCGGCCGATGAGCCTGATGGCGGCGACAAGGAAAAACATATTGACGGCCTTATTGCGCGTGCTAAAGAGTCCTTAGGGGATAAAAACTACCGCATTATTTTTGACGCCGCATTAACATCCATTCTCGGCGATATTCGTCAAGACCTTGAAGACTTTGGCGTTCATTACGACGATTGGTTTTCAGAACGCTCACTTATGGACAAAGGAGCCATTGATCGAGCCATTGAAAAGCTTAAAGCTTCTGGCTATATGTACCAAAAAGAAGGTGCTTGGTGGTTTAAATCAACCGAGTTTGGCGATGAAAAAGACCGTGTTGTTATTCGCGATAATGGCTTAACCACGTACTTTGCCTCCGATATAGCCTATCATTTACACACCCTCGAACGTGGTTACGATATCATCGATGTCTGGGGCTCTGACCATCACGGCTATGTGCCACGTGTTAAGGCGGCTTTGCAAGCGATGGGCGCAGACCCCGAGCGTATGAAAGTCTTGCTGGTCCAATTTGCCGTTTTGTATAAAGGTGGCGAAAAAATGCAAATGTCGACCCGTTCTGGTCAATTTGTAACACTTAGGGAGTTACGCGATGAAATCGGCGCTGATGCTGCACGCTATTTTTACGTCATGCGTAAAGCCGAGCAGCACATGGATTTTGACCTTGATTTGGCTACCTCGCAGTCCAATGAAAATCCCTTATATTACGTTCAATATGCTCATGCGCGTGTTTGTAGTGTGATGCGATTACTGACAGAAAAAGGCCTCAGCTATAGTGCACAGGAGGGTTTAAAGCATTTAGATCAATTAGCGCAAACGCACGAAACCAACCTGATTGATACCTTAAACCGTTACCCAGAAAAACTGACGCAAGCCGCTCAGCAATACGAACCACATCAACTTAACCATTATTTACGTGAACTTTCTACGCAGTTTCACAGTTATTACAATTCACACAAATTCATTGTTGATGATGTAGCACTGATGCAAGCTCGCCTAGTTCTTATTAATGCAACAAAGCAAGTCCTAGCCAATGGTTTACAGCTACTGGGCGTCAATGCACCGGAGTCCATGTAG
- a CDS encoding putative quinol monooxygenase, with product MTVDVILDLQVNPENREELLSVFMSILPDTRAFKGCQSVSVTSDEDDRHHIVLLEKWGQRSDYESYMAWRTERGDIDKLANLLSSPPTTHYLTTVPI from the coding sequence ATGACAGTTGATGTTATTTTAGATTTACAAGTTAACCCTGAAAACCGAGAAGAGCTATTAAGCGTTTTTATGTCGATCCTACCCGATACACGTGCCTTCAAAGGCTGCCAAAGTGTTTCGGTAACCAGTGATGAGGACGATAGACACCATATTGTTTTACTTGAAAAGTGGGGCCAACGCAGTGACTACGAAAGCTATATGGCCTGGCGGACGGAGCGTGGCGATATTGATAAACTCGCCAATTTATTATCGTCACCGCCTACTACCCACTACTTGACCACTGTCCCAATCTAA
- a CDS encoding endonuclease/exonuclease/phosphatase family protein: protein MDITKVFYRLLFSLSLCLLGLFALVWFSTYHPPALQQEAVYCGENTPRLTAGQTLKLYNQNVQFMAGKNYVFFYDLPNNTGPDERPSSDDITKTLKGLANLITQQNPDIILLQEVDEGAQRTDHADQLAQLLELLPSDYACHTSSFYWQARYLPHPRIMGAVGTKLSIISKYKITTATRTQLSLIPQDPITQLFNLKRALQEVHLPIEGADKLVLLNTHLSAFSKGTDTLERQVTQINQRLHSLNKTQTPWVLAGDFNLLPPNAYPLLAQEQRRNYDQQSAIETLYQQHLAVPSLANTQSEQRKAWFTYAPNSSSSQDPDRTIDYYFYSPNLSVQNAFVEQAQSLTLSDHMPVIASFTLP, encoded by the coding sequence ATGGATATAACAAAGGTCTTTTATCGACTGTTATTTTCCCTTAGCCTCTGTCTTTTAGGGCTGTTTGCCTTAGTGTGGTTTAGCACATACCACCCACCAGCTCTTCAACAAGAAGCGGTATACTGCGGCGAAAACACACCCCGTTTAACGGCGGGCCAAACCCTTAAGCTGTATAACCAAAATGTTCAATTTATGGCGGGGAAAAACTATGTTTTTTTCTATGACCTACCTAATAATACCGGTCCCGATGAACGCCCTTCTAGCGACGACATCACAAAAACCCTGAAGGGTTTAGCCAACCTAATTACACAGCAAAATCCGGATATTATCCTCTTACAAGAAGTCGATGAAGGTGCTCAGCGAACAGATCATGCCGATCAATTAGCTCAATTACTTGAGTTGCTTCCCAGCGATTATGCCTGTCATACCAGTAGCTTTTATTGGCAAGCCCGCTATCTCCCTCACCCACGTATCATGGGCGCTGTGGGCACCAAGTTGAGTATTATTTCAAAATACAAAATAACCACGGCTACACGCACTCAACTCAGCCTTATCCCACAAGACCCCATCACGCAATTATTTAACCTTAAGCGTGCCTTACAGGAAGTTCACCTGCCCATAGAGGGTGCAGATAAACTGGTGCTTTTAAACACTCACTTATCCGCCTTTTCCAAAGGCACCGACACCCTTGAACGGCAAGTAACACAAATTAATCAACGATTACATTCGCTTAACAAGACTCAAACGCCTTGGGTTCTTGCTGGCGATTTTAATTTACTGCCGCCTAATGCCTATCCATTACTCGCACAAGAACAACGTCGCAATTACGATCAACAATCTGCAATAGAAACCTTGTACCAGCAACATTTAGCGGTACCCAGCCTTGCAAACACGCAATCCGAGCAACGCAAAGCATGGTTCACCTATGCCCCCAATAGTTCATCAAGCCAAGACCCTGACCGGACAATCGATTATTACTTCTACAGCCCAAATTTATCTGTGCAAAATGCGTTTGTAGAACAAGCTCAGTCACTCACTTTATCTGACCACATGCCAGTAATTGCTTCCTTTACCTTGCCGTAA
- a CDS encoding primosomal protein N', producing MSDFYLNIAVDTPLHRIFDYLPIKNSARSDYQIGQRVFVSFGRLKKIGVILNISSSTELSRKQLKPISQLIDRQPLISLDDLKLYKWAANYYHHPIGEVLAQAFPKQLRAGLTPTIELTTRYTLSKHGLTLDENSLKRSPRQLGLWHQLKNADAPVDRDFFSTLDWNWRSPLKSMIEKGWVTASQEHNTATHSPTTPLFDPNPAQQTAIDSIAKALEGFQVFLLDGVTGSGKTEVYLRLIQHVISAGKQVLILLPEITLTPQLAQRFRQRLTAQMVISHSGLNDTQRAQAWLRLKEGLANILLGTRSAVFTPMRTPGLIIMDEEHDTSFKQQEGFRYSARDIAVMRARDYNIPIVLGTATPSLESLYNVQQGRFKQLVLPERTAGASHPDIRLLDCRNQTLDNHLSQSLLKAIGKTLERNEQVILFVNRRGFAPVLMCHSCGWVAQCRRCDSRLVIHKNANLLRCHHCGVEHAIPNTCPSCQQAELFPLGLGTERVEETLSSHFPGTPVSRIDRDSTRQKNAMQSVIDKVHEGGAQILVGTQMLAKGHHFPNVTLVGIVDIDAGLFSCDFRASERMAQLITQVAGRAGREEKLGRVLIQTHHPEHPLLNTLITHGYTRFAKEALDERQQAQLPPYHYQALLRVNAINEQAVLNFLNDAKELISTIQAPLIQILGPVPAPMLKRAGRFRYQLLIESAQRKPRHQFLQQLLPKLEKLKSSRKVRWSIDVDPIDLF from the coding sequence ATGTCTGATTTTTACCTCAATATTGCTGTCGACACCCCCCTGCACCGTATTTTTGACTATCTCCCGATAAAAAATTCGGCTCGCTCTGATTACCAAATCGGCCAGCGTGTTTTTGTTTCCTTTGGCCGATTAAAAAAAATTGGCGTTATTCTTAACATTTCTTCGTCAACCGAACTTAGCCGAAAACAACTCAAACCCATCTCCCAATTAATTGATAGGCAGCCTCTAATATCGCTTGATGACTTAAAACTATATAAATGGGCTGCTAACTACTATCATCACCCTATCGGCGAGGTGCTTGCTCAGGCCTTCCCAAAACAGCTTCGAGCCGGATTAACACCCACTATAGAGCTCACCACGCGATACACATTATCCAAACATGGCCTGACACTCGATGAAAATTCCTTAAAACGCTCCCCAAGGCAGCTAGGCTTATGGCATCAACTAAAAAACGCCGATGCACCTGTTGATCGTGATTTCTTTTCCACACTTGACTGGAACTGGCGCTCGCCCCTTAAAAGCATGATCGAGAAAGGCTGGGTCACTGCCTCACAAGAACACAACACAGCCACACACTCTCCGACCACACCTTTATTTGACCCAAACCCGGCCCAACAAACTGCCATTGACTCAATTGCTAAGGCACTCGAAGGCTTTCAAGTATTTTTATTAGATGGCGTCACCGGTAGTGGAAAAACAGAAGTTTATCTTCGACTTATTCAGCACGTCATTAGTGCTGGAAAACAGGTGTTAATTTTATTGCCTGAAATCACCCTAACACCTCAATTAGCTCAGCGATTTAGGCAACGCCTAACAGCACAGATGGTCATTTCACATTCCGGCCTTAACGACACTCAACGAGCTCAAGCCTGGCTTAGATTAAAAGAAGGCCTTGCCAATATATTGCTGGGCACCCGCTCGGCAGTATTCACGCCGATGCGTACGCCCGGCCTGATCATTATGGACGAGGAGCATGACACATCATTCAAACAGCAAGAAGGCTTTCGCTATTCCGCTCGAGATATTGCTGTTATGCGTGCAAGGGACTACAACATCCCTATCGTATTAGGCACTGCAACACCCTCGCTCGAAAGTCTATACAACGTACAACAAGGTCGTTTCAAACAATTAGTGTTGCCCGAGCGTACCGCAGGTGCCTCACACCCTGATATTCGTTTATTAGACTGCCGAAACCAAACGTTAGACAATCATTTAAGCCAATCGCTTTTAAAAGCGATTGGCAAAACACTTGAGCGGAACGAACAAGTCATACTCTTTGTGAATCGCCGAGGCTTTGCTCCCGTATTAATGTGTCATAGCTGTGGTTGGGTTGCACAGTGTCGTCGTTGCGACTCTCGTCTAGTCATTCATAAAAATGCCAATTTACTTCGATGCCATCATTGCGGAGTTGAACATGCCATTCCGAATACCTGCCCATCGTGTCAACAAGCAGAATTATTTCCATTAGGGCTTGGGACCGAGCGCGTTGAAGAAACATTGAGCTCGCACTTTCCTGGCACCCCTGTGAGTCGAATTGACCGCGATAGCACACGACAAAAAAATGCCATGCAGTCAGTCATCGACAAAGTACATGAAGGCGGCGCTCAAATTTTAGTCGGCACGCAAATGCTTGCTAAAGGACACCACTTCCCAAATGTGACCTTAGTAGGCATTGTTGATATTGATGCGGGGCTGTTTAGTTGTGATTTCAGAGCCAGCGAACGTATGGCCCAGCTTATTACCCAAGTCGCTGGCCGTGCAGGACGCGAAGAAAAACTCGGCCGGGTACTCATTCAAACCCACCACCCCGAGCACCCCTTATTAAACACCTTAATCACGCACGGCTACACGCGTTTTGCAAAAGAGGCACTGGATGAAAGGCAGCAAGCCCAATTGCCCCCCTACCATTATCAAGCTCTATTACGAGTGAACGCCATCAATGAACAAGCGGTTCTAAACTTCTTAAACGATGCTAAGGAGTTGATCTCTACGATTCAAGCACCGCTGATTCAAATTCTAGGCCCCGTTCCAGCCCCCATGCTAAAAAGGGCGGGACGGTTTCGCTATCAATTATTAATTGAATCGGCCCAGCGAAAACCCCGCCATCAATTTTTACAGCAGCTTTTACCGAAACTTGAAAAACTCAAATCCTCGCGTAAGGTACGTTGGTCCATTGATGTTGATCCCATTGACTTGTTTTAA
- a CDS encoding ABC transporter permease: MGHDIQNIPLLNLALSFIPVLFALAILFKWSLESSNALYALARMLVQLLLVGYLLSYIFNADNAAIVITVLAIMVFASSWIALGTIPIKRNLLYKQAFLSIIVGGGFTLLVITQGVLNLKPWYLPQIIIPLAGMIFANAMNSVSLAAERIHAEIDRHVSYLEARRIALHASLIPVINSLFAVGLVSLPGMMTGQILSGVSPLIAVRYQIMVMCMIFASSVLSAAIFLVLAKPIFSTRFTKPQ; encoded by the coding sequence ATGGGACACGATATTCAAAATATTCCTCTGTTAAATCTAGCGCTATCTTTTATCCCTGTTCTTTTCGCCTTGGCTATTTTGTTTAAATGGTCATTAGAGTCAAGCAACGCACTTTATGCCCTAGCACGCATGTTGGTTCAGTTGCTTTTAGTCGGCTACCTGTTGAGCTACATTTTTAACGCTGATAATGCTGCCATTGTTATCACTGTTCTAGCTATTATGGTCTTTGCCTCCAGCTGGATTGCTCTAGGCACGATCCCGATAAAGCGTAACCTATTGTATAAACAAGCCTTTCTCTCCATTATTGTTGGTGGTGGTTTTACCCTGCTGGTTATCACTCAAGGTGTACTTAATTTAAAACCATGGTATTTGCCTCAAATCATCATTCCATTAGCTGGAATGATTTTCGCCAATGCGATGAATAGCGTTAGTTTAGCCGCTGAGCGTATCCATGCAGAAATAGATCGCCATGTCTCTTACTTGGAGGCGCGGCGTATTGCACTTCATGCCTCACTGATCCCGGTTATAAACTCGCTATTTGCGGTTGGCCTAGTCTCTTTGCCGGGCATGATGACCGGGCAGATACTATCTGGGGTATCACCACTGATTGCTGTGCGTTATCAAATTATGGTGATGTGTATGATTTTCGCCTCTTCGGTACTCTCGGCTGCCATTTTCCTTGTTTTGGCTAAACCAATATTTAGCACCCGTTTTACTAAACCGCAATAA
- a CDS encoding CvfB family protein, with protein sequence MVTLGKTHQLEVIKSLDFGFYLDAKELGEVLLPNKQAPSNLTVGSLIYVFLYLDSEDRPIATTKKPKAQVGEFAYLTVVARTHVGAFLDWGLEKDVLVPFAEQHRPMDVGKSYLVYLYLDKNDGRIVASSKIDKFIDDEAPHDFTPQQQVDLIIANSTDLGFKAIINHSHWGVLYKNDVFQKLSFGQSKKGFIKRIRPDGKIDLSLQGGKETRDKYSKIILNYLKKNHNFAPVHDKSSPEIISDTFGMSKGAFKKAIGGLYKQRIINIEKDGIRLLETDS encoded by the coding sequence ATGGTTACGCTAGGAAAAACACATCAATTAGAAGTCATCAAGTCGCTCGACTTCGGCTTTTATTTAGATGCTAAAGAATTAGGTGAAGTTCTCCTGCCAAACAAGCAGGCTCCAAGTAATTTAACCGTTGGTTCGTTGATTTATGTTTTTTTATACCTCGACTCAGAAGACCGCCCGATTGCCACCACAAAAAAGCCCAAAGCTCAGGTTGGTGAATTTGCCTACCTAACAGTCGTGGCACGTACACATGTGGGTGCTTTTTTGGACTGGGGGTTAGAAAAAGATGTTCTTGTACCATTTGCTGAACAACATCGACCAATGGATGTTGGCAAATCCTATTTAGTCTACTTATACCTCGACAAGAATGATGGGCGCATTGTCGCTTCATCAAAAATAGACAAGTTCATCGATGATGAAGCACCTCATGACTTTACCCCACAACAGCAAGTTGACCTTATCATTGCGAACAGCACCGACTTAGGCTTTAAAGCCATCATTAACCATTCACATTGGGGGGTTTTATACAAAAATGATGTCTTCCAAAAATTAAGTTTCGGGCAATCAAAAAAAGGGTTTATTAAACGTATTCGACCCGACGGTAAAATAGACTTAAGCCTCCAAGGCGGCAAAGAAACACGCGATAAATACAGTAAAATTATTCTTAATTATTTAAAAAAGAACCATAACTTTGCACCGGTTCACGATAAATCCAGCCCAGAAATCATCTCTGACACCTTCGGGATGAGCAAGGGTGCGTTCAAAAAAGCCATTGGTGGTTTATATAAGCAGCGCATTATCAATATCGAAAAAGATGGCATACGCTTGCTAGAAACAGATTCTTAA
- a CDS encoding DUF3622 domain-containing protein, producing the protein MSITKKYTFQTSAEKDSWRADIVRRASSKNTIISKTQTGFKSEAEAVQWAEKELALFLEKQSARNKRQADKRT; encoded by the coding sequence ATGAGCATTACTAAAAAGTACACTTTTCAAACTTCCGCAGAAAAAGATAGCTGGAGAGCCGACATCGTTCGTCGCGCCAGTTCAAAAAACACGATTATTTCAAAAACCCAAACGGGGTTTAAATCAGAAGCTGAAGCCGTCCAATGGGCAGAAAAAGAACTCGCCTTGTTTTTAGAAAAGCAAAGCGCTCGAAACAAGCGCCAAGCAGATAAACGCACCTAA
- the rlmKL gene encoding bifunctional 23S rRNA (guanine(2069)-N(7))-methyltransferase RlmK/23S rRNA (guanine(2445)-N(2))-methyltransferase RlmL, with translation MPQLNNYFATTAKGMELILADELEQIGALQVKPAAGGVYFEGELEMALRVCLWSRLANRVLVPLARYAAQTPEQLYAGALKIDWSKHFDVYNTFAIDASIRRSKINHSRYAEQVIKDAIVDQFKEATDERPNVQREQPDIRINAYINEDKVTLSLDLSGDSLHRRHYRTESVEAPLKENLAAAILIRAGWPKIAAEGGALYDPMCGSGTFLTEAAMMAGDIAPGLLREYFGFQAWKHFNPIIWQRLIKEAEYRREKGLHNIPPITGSDISIKHAGIAKANIKAAHLTDVIKATSLPLTKVAPDPSWKPGLFIVNPPYGERLGDIKQLKPLYQEIGSILKARFNGWHASVFTGNVELAFNVSLKSHKSYQLFNGAIACKVFNFSVTPERHFEGQHASQQQHIGDNLKKALLPTPGDWSDGATMLANRLRKNIKKLSPWVKKNNIHCYRLYDADLPEYALAIDVYQGEKKWVHVQEYEAPKTIDEAKSILRLRDALAVMPEVLNIPPQQLSLKIRRRQKGRTQYEKQGTDGGFHEVSEGQAKFLVNFKDYLDTGLFLDHRPIRFWIGEHAGGKQFLNLFAYTGAATVHAALGGATTSTTVDMSKTYLDWAKNNFELNHLNLDKHQLIRANCMEWLDTAVEEQKKYELIFIDPPTFSNSKRMDNVFDIQRDHVELINKAAKLLSKKGTMIFSTNFRKFKLNEASLTHLAVQNISQKTISKDFERNPKIHYCWSLAHR, from the coding sequence ATGCCACAACTCAATAACTATTTCGCGACAACCGCCAAAGGCATGGAGCTGATCTTAGCCGACGAATTGGAACAAATCGGCGCCTTGCAAGTAAAACCAGCTGCCGGTGGAGTTTATTTTGAGGGTGAATTGGAAATGGCTTTACGCGTTTGCCTATGGTCTCGCCTTGCTAATCGCGTCTTAGTGCCCTTGGCTCGATATGCAGCACAAACACCTGAGCAATTGTATGCCGGTGCCTTAAAAATAGATTGGTCCAAGCACTTCGATGTCTACAACACTTTTGCCATTGACGCTTCTATTAGACGTTCAAAAATTAACCACTCGAGATATGCCGAGCAAGTGATCAAAGATGCTATTGTCGACCAATTTAAAGAAGCAACAGACGAGCGGCCAAACGTCCAGCGTGAGCAACCAGACATTCGCATTAACGCATATATCAATGAAGATAAAGTAACGCTTAGCTTAGACTTATCTGGCGACAGCTTACATCGTCGTCATTATCGTACTGAGTCTGTAGAAGCGCCATTAAAAGAGAACCTTGCCGCGGCTATTTTAATTCGCGCAGGCTGGCCAAAGATAGCCGCCGAAGGCGGTGCTTTATACGACCCCATGTGTGGATCAGGCACTTTTTTAACAGAAGCCGCCATGATGGCCGGCGACATTGCACCTGGCTTGCTGCGTGAGTATTTTGGCTTTCAAGCATGGAAACACTTTAACCCCATAATATGGCAACGACTGATAAAAGAAGCCGAATATCGCCGAGAAAAAGGCCTACATAACATCCCACCCATCACCGGCTCTGATATCAGCATCAAACACGCTGGCATTGCTAAAGCCAATATTAAAGCGGCTCATCTTACTGACGTTATTAAGGCCACCAGCTTACCGCTTACAAAAGTAGCCCCCGATCCGTCATGGAAACCTGGCTTGTTTATCGTTAACCCACCGTATGGTGAGCGACTCGGCGACATTAAACAACTCAAACCCTTATATCAAGAAATTGGCAGCATCCTAAAGGCCCGCTTTAACGGCTGGCACGCCTCTGTGTTTACCGGTAATGTTGAACTTGCATTTAATGTTTCATTAAAGTCACATAAGTCGTACCAACTATTTAACGGCGCTATCGCTTGTAAAGTCTTTAACTTTTCGGTGACCCCAGAACGGCACTTTGAAGGACAGCATGCCAGTCAGCAACAACACATTGGCGACAATTTAAAAAAAGCCTTACTACCGACACCCGGTGATTGGAGCGACGGCGCTACCATGCTGGCAAACCGCCTGCGCAAAAACATTAAAAAACTCTCCCCTTGGGTGAAGAAAAACAACATCCATTGTTACCGCTTGTACGATGCAGACTTACCCGAGTACGCATTGGCCATTGATGTTTACCAAGGCGAAAAAAAGTGGGTACATGTACAAGAGTATGAAGCCCCAAAAACCATTGATGAGGCTAAATCTATTCTACGTCTTCGTGATGCCTTAGCCGTTATGCCAGAGGTATTAAACATCCCTCCCCAGCAATTATCACTGAAAATTCGTCGTCGCCAAAAAGGTCGCACACAATACGAAAAACAAGGTACCGATGGTGGTTTCCATGAAGTCAGCGAAGGGCAGGCAAAGTTTCTCGTCAACTTCAAAGATTACCTCGATACAGGTTTATTCTTAGACCATCGCCCGATACGTTTTTGGATTGGCGAACACGCCGGCGGTAAACAGTTTTTAAACTTATTTGCCTACACAGGCGCGGCAACTGTACATGCGGCACTGGGCGGTGCCACCACGTCTACAACTGTGGATATGTCAAAAACCTATTTAGATTGGGCAAAAAATAATTTTGAGCTAAACCATTTAAACTTAGACAAGCACCAGCTTATTCGAGCTAACTGCATGGAATGGCTTGATACTGCCGTAGAAGAGCAAAAAAAGTACGAACTTATCTTCATTGACCCACCCACTTTTTCCAACTCAAAACGGATGGACAATGTGTTTGATATTCAACGTGATCATGTTGAATTAATTAATAAAGCGGCAAAGTTACTAAGCAAAAAAGGCACAATGATCTTTTCAACTAACTTTCGAAAGTTTAAATTAAACGAAGCCTCACTCACCCACTTGGCTGTTCAAAATATTAGTCAAAAAACAATATCAAAAGACTTTGAACGAAATCCAAAAATACATTATTGCTGGTCACTAGCACACCGTTAA
- a CDS encoding SPOR domain-containing protein, which translates to MPRDYKNRINSNNARKKKRPIPGYWWLITGLLIGGFAMFLSDLEEAPNKPVTDVKRPVSQQDVRDVKKPIATTAKPIDSTKPRFDFYQILPDMEIVIPEHEIEERRRLEGTGKSKPGTFIIQIGSFKKAQQADTLRARLALLGIESTVQTVNQSGSIWHRVKSGPYTSFRMVDKIQNRLHRNNIDSIAIKLK; encoded by the coding sequence GTGCCTAGAGATTACAAAAACCGAATTAACAGCAATAACGCGCGCAAAAAAAAACGCCCTATTCCCGGTTATTGGTGGCTAATTACTGGCCTATTAATTGGCGGTTTTGCGATGTTTTTATCTGACTTGGAAGAAGCGCCAAATAAACCCGTTACTGATGTGAAGCGACCTGTTAGCCAACAAGACGTACGTGATGTAAAAAAGCCCATCGCAACAACTGCAAAACCCATCGACAGCACTAAACCACGTTTTGATTTTTATCAAATATTGCCCGACATGGAAATTGTTATTCCTGAGCATGAAATTGAAGAAAGGCGTCGGCTAGAAGGCACTGGAAAAAGCAAACCTGGCACCTTTATTATTCAAATAGGTTCTTTTAAAAAAGCTCAGCAGGCTGATACTCTTCGCGCCCGCTTAGCATTGTTAGGTATTGAATCGACCGTACAAACAGTAAACCAAAGCGGTAGCATTTGGCACCGAGTTAAATCAGGCCCGTACACTTCCTTTAGAATGGTCGATAAAATTCAAAATCGCTTGCACCGCAACAATATAGACAGTATCGCTATCAAACTAAAATAA